Below is a genomic region from Candidatus Anaeroferrophillus wilburensis.
ATCTATCTGATCATTCCGCTGCTGTTGTCGTATGCCCGACCTGCCGCTGACCTGCGGGCCGAACCACTCATCTGGACCAAAATTGCAGTTTTGGGGCCGTGGCTGATCATGCCTGGTCTCTGGGGGGCAATTTTTTCGTCCGCTGTTGGTTCGCTGCTTGGCGCTCCGAGGACGCTTCAGGCACTGTCTCGTGACCGGCTTGTCCCCCGTATTTTCACCAGGGTCGATGAGAAAAACGGCGAGCCTTTGTTTGGCATGGCGGTGACCGTTGCCATTGCCGTTGCGGCGATCTTCCTTGGCGGGCTCAATGCCGTTGCCCAGGTGGTGACGATGTTTTTCCTGACCGTATACGGTACCACCAATCTGGTGGCTGCCCTTGAACAGCTGTCGGGAAATCCTTCCTGGCGGCCATCCATCGTTGTGCCCTGGTTCTTCAGCCTTCTTGGTGCACTCGGTTGTTTCGGTGTCATGGCGCTTATCAATCTGCCGGTCAGCCTGCTGGCGATCATTGTTGAACTGGCCATCTGGCTGTTGTTGAAACGCAGGGCTCAGCGTGAGTCATGGGGTGATGTGCGGCGTGACATCTATGAGGCGGTCATCCGCTGGGCGCTTGTCCAGCTTGGCCGCCATCCCATGACAGCCCGCAACTGGCGGCCCCACGTCCTGGTATTTGTCAGCAATATTGAGCAGCGTTTGAACCTGGTCCGCTTTGGTGCCTGGTTCAGCGAGGACCGGGGCGTGGTCACCGTTTGTGAACTGAAGGTTGGCGATCTCCTCGACCTGGCCATCGATACCGTTCCCCGCCAGCGGCAGATTGAAGCCATTCTCCATGCGGAGCAGATTGTTGCCTTCGGCGAGGTGAATGTGGTGCCGGACATTGAGCGAGGGATCATTGCCGTGGCCCAGGCCAACGGCATGGCCGGCATCGAGAGCAACACCATCCTGGTGGGGCTGCCCGATGAACCTGAACGCCTGGCCTCCTTTCTGCGGATTATCCGGCGGCTGGCGATTATCAACCGGTCCCTGATTATCGGTCAGGTGGCTGCATCCCTGCCAGCTGTTCCGGCGACCATCGATATCTGGTGGGGAGGCCTGCAGCGCAACGGCGATCTCATGCTGCTGCTTGCCTATCTGTTGTCCCGCAATCCCCAGTGGCATGCTGCCACCATCCGGGTCTTGAGTGTTGCCTCAAATGAGTTGATGAGGCAACAGACCCAGGCATTTCTCCAGCAGCTGATGCCGGAAATCCGGATCGAGGCGGAGATCCACATCTTTGTCCGTGAAGAGGAGATGAGCATCAAGGAGATGATTCACCGTGAGAGTGCGGCCGCCGATGTGGTACTCCTTGGTCTGGCAGTCCCGGCTGAAGACGAGATAGAGGCCGCAGCCCGGCGGCTGCAGGAGCTGGCCGCGGGACTGCCGACCTGTTTTTTTATCCATAATGGCAGCCTGTTCATTGGTGATCTGGTATCCCCTGAACAGGAGGTTGTCCAAAGCCGAATGCCGGACAGCAATCGGGAGAAGACGTGATTGCCGGTTCCGATAGATTTTCCAGCGTTGCCATATGGGGTTGCCTTGTTTTGGGATTAAAAAGGTAAGGCAGGCTGTTGACCGGGCCTTTGGGTATCAATGTCGGCGGCATCCCAGGGGCGGATAATCCCTTTGTGTTTTTCTTCGTCTGCGTTATACTGTTGGTGATTGCGGCCTTGCAGATCGTGTTTTTTCGCCCTATTCGCTGGGTGTAACCATGAACTTTGATATTATCCAGGAGATTGCCTAATGGCCGACTATCTGGTGAACCTCTGGGGTGAGCATGCTGAATTGATCATTGATCTTGGCTATAAGGGCCTGCTGGCGGCGGCGGTGCTGCTGGCCGGTTTTGCTGCCGCCCGGCTGGTCCGTCAGGCCATTGTCCAGGCGCCTCAGCGCCTCAAAAAATTTGATGATGTCCTGGTGCCGATTTTTTCCACCACCGCAACCTACTCGATCTACGCCATCAGCCTGGTTATCATCCTGGATATCTTCGGGGTCAACACCACCAGCATCATCGCCCTGCTGGGTGCCGCCGGCCTGGCTGTTGGTCTGGCACTGAAAGATACCCTGGGCAATATTGCGGCCGGGATCATGCTGCTGATTCTGCGGCCCTACCGCATCGGCGATTATATTGAGTGCGGTTCCCAGGCCGGTACGGTCAGGGAGATCGGGCTGTTTACCACCATCCTCGAAACGTTTGACGGTCTGTATGTCTTTGCCCCCAACGGCGCCATGTGGGGGACGCCGGTGAAAAATTTTACCCGCAACGGCCGCCGGCGAATGGATGTGGTTGTCGGTATTGCTTATGACGATTCCATCGACGCCGGTTTTGAGGCCCTCCGGGGAGTTATCCGCAGCGAGCCCCGGATGCTCCCTGATCCGGCGCCACAGGTGATGGTTCAGGAATTGGCTGACAGCTCTGTCAACCTCGGTCTGCGGTGCTGGACCACGGTGGATGATTTTTGGGACACCTGGTGGGATCTCAAAAAACGGGTCAAAGAGGAGATTGAAGCTGCCGGTCTGACGATTCCGTTTCCTCAGCAGGATGTTCATCTCAATCGTGAGGGAGGGCAGCGCAACCCATGAAGGCAAGATTTTACGTGGCTTTGGTTATCGGTTTGCTGGCGCTTCTTTTTATGGTGCAGAATGCCAGGGTGGTGGAGATCCGCTTCCTTTTCTGGCATTTTTCCCTTTCCCGGGCCCTTTTGCTGCTGGTGACCATGCTGGCCGGCCTGGTTCTTGGGGTCCTTTTTGGCAGCTACAGAAGTAAAGATAAAACATCACAATATTGATGGGTTGATTGTTGATGTAACCAAAACGAGGAGGCTGATATGAAAAACGTATGGATAGTGATGGTTGTCTGTTGTCTCTGGCTGGTGGTTGCCGCTGCGGTTCAAGCAGATGGCAAGGGACCGGAACAGATGGATCTGAAAGCCCGTTTTCAGGTGGAGGGCAGCAAAAAGGCGGTTATTTTCCCTCATCACCAGCATCAGGCAAAACTGGCTTGCACCAAATGCCATCCGTCGGATGCCGGTGGCCCGCTGGTGGTGACCATTGAAAACAAGTCTGGGACTGCCAACGATTTTCATAAAAAATTCTGTTGGCCATGTCATGTCGAGATGCAGGTGCCCAAGGGTAAGATGTGCATGACCTGTCACAAGTGAGTTTAAAGTCCGTATGGCGTGGAGGTAGTTGCCGAAGAGTGACCATACACGTCTTGATGTCGCATTGAGAAAGGGGAAGATCCTATGAGCATTCGGGAAAAAGGTAGTTGGAGTCCCTATCTTGCCGGGGGACTGTCGGGATTGGTTTTGGTGTTATCCGTGGCCCTGGCCGGCAAATATTTCGGCGCGTCAACCAGCTTTGTCCGGGTTGTCGGGATGATTGAGAAGGTGTTTGCCCCCGACCGGGTTGCCACGATGGATTATTTTATCAAAGAGGCTCCGGTAGTCGATTGGCAGATCATGTTTGTTGTCGGCATTTTTGTCGGTTCACTGATTGCCGCACTTATGTCGGGATCTTTTAACTGGCAGGGAGTTCCTGATATGTGGAGGGATCGTTTTGGTCCGAGCGTTGGCAAACGGGGCATTGCGGCTTTTGTCGGCGGAGCCATCGCCATGTATGGCGCCAGGCTTGCCGGTGGCTGACCAAGCGGCCACGGGCTGAGCGGGACGCTGCAGCTGGCGGTGAGTGGATATGTGGCAATGGTCTGTTTTTTCATTGGTGGTATCGTTGTTGCTAAGCTGCTGTATGGGGGAGGAAGATCATGAACACGCTGATGTATGGACTCGTGACGGGAATGTTCTTCGGCTTTCTTCTCCAGAAAGGCAGGGTTATTCGTTATGATAAGCAGCTGGGGGCATTGCGGCTGCTGGATATGACTATTGTCAAGTTTATGTTTTCGGCAATTTTGGTGGCTATGGTTGGCGTCTATCTGCTCAACGATATGGGGCTGGCGAAGTTGTCGATCAAGGCAACAGTCCTGGGCGGCAATATTATCGGCGGTCTTTTGTTTGGTGTTGGCTGGGGTTTGCTTGGCTATTGTCCGGGAACCCAGGCAGGTGCCCTGGGGGAAGGACGTTGGGATGCCATCTGGGGAATTGCCGGCATGCTGGCTGGCGCCGGCTTGTTTGCCGAATCCTACCCGTTGCTCAAAAAAACGGTCTTGACCTGGGGTGACCTGGGGAAAATAACTCTGGTGGATATTCTTCATCTTCACCACTGGCTGATTATCGCCATCATTGTGGTTGCCGTCATTGCCTTGTTCGCCTATTTTGAACGTTCAGATTTGTGACCGTGGCAGCTACATGAAGTTATAATCGTTCAACCTGGGGCGAAGAGTGATGGCGGCTGGTTGATAAGCGGCTGGCAGGCAATTGGAGCAAGGCGGCAGGATGGGGAACCTACCTGCCGCTTTGTCTGTAGACGTCTGCTTGCAGTTGTTCATGAGCTTTAATGTAGTGGTTATTGCCAATAAAAAAATCTTCTTCCTGTGGCAGAAATTTCCTTGCTTTTCATATCCTGCCCAACAAGGTTGGTCAAAGAATGTCGATGGATACCACTGTTTTCCATAATCCCGGCCTGACCATCGCTTTTTCCCTCGCTCTGGGAATGATGGCGCAGGCGCTGGCGCATCACTTGCGCGTGCCGGGAATTGTGTTGCTGCTTGCTGCCGGTGTGTTGTTCGGCCCGGACGGTATGGGTATTATTCGCCCGGAGACGCTTGGCTCTTCATTGACCATTCTTACCGGGTTTGCCGTTGCCGTCATTCTCTTTGAAGGGGGTATGAAGCTCAAATTCGGTCAGCTGAAGCGTGTCCAGCGTTCCATTCGCCAACTCATCCTTTTCGGTGGTTTGCTGACGGTGGCCGGCGGTGCGGCGGCGGCCCATTATCTTCTCCATTGGCCGTGGAAAACCGCCGTGCTGTTCGGGACATTGATTATGGTGACCGGCCCTACGGTGATCAACCCGCTGCTGAAGCGGTTGAAAGTCAAGCGGTCGGTAGCCACCGTGCTTGAGGCCGAAGGGGTTCTGATCGATGCCATTGGCGCGGTGGTGGCTACTGTCGCTCTTGAAGCCGCACTCACTCCCGAGCACGGCGGCCCTTTGGTCTGGTGCTGGGACGTGATTTCACGCCTTGGCTTTGGCGCGGTCAGCGGCGGTGTGGTGGCGCTGTTGTTGGTCGTTTTGTACCGTAAACGGCGCCTGATCCCGGTGGGTACGGAAAATGTTTTTACTCTGTCCGTCATGTTGGCTCTTTTTCAGGGGGCCAATCTGATCCTGCCGGAAAGCGGTATTGCCGCCGTGACCGTGGCTGGTATAGTTACCGGCAACGTTAGCAGCCATGCCCTGCGGGAACTGGTGGAATTCAAAGAAGAGCTGACCGTCATGCTGATCGGG
It encodes:
- a CDS encoding amino acid permease, whose amino-acid sequence is MKIPKFLSMTGFVGRPSAPGRLGAFIGVYTPTVLTILGVIMYLRFGWVVGQVGLGHSLLIVVVANGITLITTLSLSAIATNSKVGIGGAYYMISRSLGREVGGAIGLPLYLSQALSVTLYAFGLAESLAFVWPGIPVAITAFLIIIAVSVLALRGAGFALKTQVPIMIMIGVSLLALLSGSLLQGSSANLTSSSPPTHSFWMVFAVFFPAVTGIMAGLSLSGDLEAPKSAIPKGTLWATLTGFAIYLIIPLLLSYARPAADLRAEPLIWTKIAVLGPWLIMPGLWGAIFSSAVGSLLGAPRTLQALSRDRLVPRIFTRVDEKNGEPLFGMAVTVAIAVAAIFLGGLNAVAQVVTMFFLTVYGTTNLVAALEQLSGNPSWRPSIVVPWFFSLLGALGCFGVMALINLPVSLLAIIVELAIWLLLKRRAQRESWGDVRRDIYEAVIRWALVQLGRHPMTARNWRPHVLVFVSNIEQRLNLVRFGAWFSEDRGVVTVCELKVGDLLDLAIDTVPRQRQIEAILHAEQIVAFGEVNVVPDIERGIIAVAQANGMAGIESNTILVGLPDEPERLASFLRIIRRLAIINRSLIIGQVAASLPAVPATIDIWWGGLQRNGDLMLLLAYLLSRNPQWHAATIRVLSVASNELMRQQTQAFLQQLMPEIRIEAEIHIFVREEEMSIKEMIHRESAAADVVLLGLAVPAEDEIEAAARRLQELAAGLPTCFFIHNGSLFIGDLVSPEQEVVQSRMPDSNREKT
- a CDS encoding YeeE/YedE family protein, which codes for MNTLMYGLVTGMFFGFLLQKGRVIRYDKQLGALRLLDMTIVKFMFSAILVAMVGVYLLNDMGLAKLSIKATVLGGNIIGGLLFGVGWGLLGYCPGTQAGALGEGRWDAIWGIAGMLAGAGLFAESYPLLKKTVLTWGDLGKITLVDILHLHHWLIIAIIVVAVIALFAYFERSDL
- a CDS encoding LapA family protein translates to MKARFYVALVIGLLALLFMVQNARVVEIRFLFWHFSLSRALLLLVTMLAGLVLGVLFGSYRSKDKTSQY
- a CDS encoding YeeE/YedE family protein, with product MSIREKGSWSPYLAGGLSGLVLVLSVALAGKYFGASTSFVRVVGMIEKVFAPDRVATMDYFIKEAPVVDWQIMFVVGIFVGSLIAALMSGSFNWQGVPDMWRDRFGPSVGKRGIAAFVGGAIAMYGARLAGGUPSGHGLSGTLQLAVSGYVAMVCFFIGGIVVAKLLYGGGRS
- a CDS encoding mechanosensitive ion channel family protein; the protein is MADYLVNLWGEHAELIIDLGYKGLLAAAVLLAGFAAARLVRQAIVQAPQRLKKFDDVLVPIFSTTATYSIYAISLVIILDIFGVNTTSIIALLGAAGLAVGLALKDTLGNIAAGIMLLILRPYRIGDYIECGSQAGTVREIGLFTTILETFDGLYVFAPNGAMWGTPVKNFTRNGRRRMDVVVGIAYDDSIDAGFEALRGVIRSEPRMLPDPAPQVMVQELADSSVNLGLRCWTTVDDFWDTWWDLKKRVKEEIEAAGLTIPFPQQDVHLNREGGQRNP
- a CDS encoding cytochrome C → MKNVWIVMVVCCLWLVVAAAVQADGKGPEQMDLKARFQVEGSKKAVIFPHHQHQAKLACTKCHPSDAGGPLVVTIENKSGTANDFHKKFCWPCHVEMQVPKGKMCMTCHK